The following coding sequences lie in one Paroedura picta isolate Pp20150507F chromosome 10, Ppicta_v3.0, whole genome shotgun sequence genomic window:
- the LOC143820011 gene encoding progonadoliberin-2: protein MACRRSLLLLLCLVVTLTIHLSKAQHWSHGWYPGGKREINLPQSPEVSEDIKLCDGEDCTYLKIPREKIVIALLADMLAKHLQKKK from the exons ATGGCATGCCGGAGGTccctcctgcttctcctctgcctggtGGTCACCCTGACCATCCACCTGTCCAAGGCTCAGCACTGGTCCCACGGCTGGTACCctggagggaagagggagatcAATCTACCCCAGAGCCCAGAG GTCTCTGAAGATATCAAACTCTGCGATGGGGAAGACTGCACTTACCTGAAGATCCCGAGAGAGAAGATTGTGATCGCTCTCCTG GCGGACATGCTAGCCAAgcacctgcagaagaagaagtgA